In Solenopsis invicta isolate M01_SB chromosome 13, UNIL_Sinv_3.0, whole genome shotgun sequence, one DNA window encodes the following:
- the LOC120359410 gene encoding uncharacterized protein LOC120359410, translating into MQKSLAVCGVQSLQSNNTKIIEIKLCMHVAAHSSIRSIDHLSDLLKECGKGSDLEKLKLHRTKTSKLILKVISPAILKEMIEDIGNEPFSIILDESTDVSDFKYMAYCVRYFNKRLNLFVVDFLGFSEIFEATADKLYEHFMEFMSEVGLNHNNLIGIGTDGASNLCGKNHSLYTLLKKKIPHLQLIQCVCHSLNLCASNASDELPCTVEYLLRETRKWFSHSPLRQMRYSKMYQLINAGKQPPKLIQLSSTRWLAWSEAVSTNIKQWQELKQHFQLAAKSQDDKCYTARTLVQMYEDDSNLLYLLFLDGILKDITNLNLAFQQTNADITKLYTDLHMLLMSLVKRIIKPSYLKHREMASYSMLHQADINNVQSALEKVHQDFENSLLPLESVDFGHRFESYATKKTISQASLRLIQERCVAYTIRLCNELVKRLPRNLPIVESLRYLTPEMCLNQINTYKNLPWELAGKDLDRDAIESQFRRLQTLRIHEISPIFNNVEIGNIEIVDFWVAVRRMTNSNGVKCFKDLAELAFRALSLPISNAVVERVFSIMAVIKTKLRNRLSMPMLVALMRIRIHTNVLNLCCKSYCPTPYMLQLFNSNMYIVDCKQTESSNNSDDCDLLESLNLIESAESTIDS; encoded by the exons ATGCAAAAGTCGCTAGCAGTTTGTG gtgTTCAATCACTTCAaagtaataatactaaaataattgaaatcaaATTGTGCATGCACGTGGCAGCACATAGCTCAATAAGAAGCATAGATCATTTGAgtgatttattgaaagaatGTGGAAAGGGTAGTGATTTGGAAAAACTGAAGCTGCATAGAACAAAAActtctaaattaatattgaaagttATATCTCCggcaatattaaaagaaatgattGAAGATATTGGAAATGAGcctttttcaataatattagaCGAGTCTACTGATGTGTCCGATTTTAAATATATGGCATATTGTGTGCGATATTTCAATAAGAGACTGAATTTATTCGTAGTAGATTTTCTCGGTTTCAGCGAAATATTTGAAGCCACTGCCGACAAACTTTACGAACACTTCATGGAATTTATGTCTGAAGTAGGACTAAACCATAACAATTTGATTGGCATAGGAACGGATGGTGCAAGCAATCTTTGCGGGAAAAATCATAGCTTATacacgttattaaaaaaaaagattccaCATTTACAATTGATACAGTGCGTTTGCCACTCGCTAAATCTATGTGCTTCTAACGCAAGTGACGAATTACCATGTACTGTTGAGTATTTATTACGAGAGACGAGAAAATGGTTCTCTCATAGTCCTCTTCGTCAAATGAGGTACAGCAAAATGTATCAATTGATTAATGCTGGAAAACAGCCGCCTAAATTGATTCAGTTATCTTCGACGCGTTGGCTTGCTTGGAGTGAAGCTGTTTCTACAAATATTAAGCAATGGCAAGAGCTGAAACAACACTTTCAATTGGCTGCAAAATCTCAAgatgataaatgttatacagCAAGAACGCTTGTACAAATGTACGAAGATGACAGTAATTTACTATACTTGCTTTTTTTAGATGGAATTTTAAAAGACATTACCAATTTAAATCTTGCATTTCAACAAACGAATGCTGACATCACAAAATTGTATACCGATTTACACATGCTGTTAATGTCGTTGGTAAAGAGGATCATAAAACCTTCTTATTTAAAACATCGTGAAATGGCTTCTTATTCTATGCTGCATCAAGCAGACATAAATAATGTACAGAGCGCATTGGAAAAGGTGCATcaagattttgaaaattctCTTCTTCCCCTCGAATCGGTAGACTTTGGACATCGATTTGAATCGTATGCTACAAAGAAGACTATTTCACAAGCGTCTTTAAGACTTATTCAAGAAAGATGTGTAGCCTACACGATTCGCCTTTGCAACGAACTTGTAAAAAGATTACCACGGAATCTTCCGATAGTAGAAAGTTTGCGTTACCTGACACCTGAAATGTGTCTAAAccaaataaatacatacaaaaatttacCATGGGAATTAGCAG gaAAAGATCTTGATCGAGATGCCATCGAGTCTCAATTTCGTCGATTGCAGACTTTAAGAATCCACGAAATTTCTCcaattttcaataatgttgAAATAGGAAATATTGAAATCGTAGATTTTTGGGTAGCTGTTAGAAGAATGACTAATTCAAATGGCGTAAAATGTTTTAAGGACTTGGCAGAACTTGCTTTTCGTGCTCTTTCTTTGCCAATCAGCAATGCAGTCGTAGAACGTGTTTTCAGCATAATGGCAgtgattaaaacaaaattaagaaatcgTTTGTCGATGCCTATGCTGGTTGCTCTTATGCGCATTCGCATACACACGAACGTTCTTAATCTGTGCTGTAAAAGTTACTGTCCAACACCATAtatgttacaattatttaacaGCAACATGTATATAGTAGATTGTAAACAAACAGAATCTTCCAACAATTCCGATGACTGTGATCTTTTAGAGTCATTAAATCTTATCGAATCAGCAGAATCAACAATTGATTCATAA